The following coding sequences are from one SAR86 cluster bacterium window:
- the uvrC gene encoding excinuclease ABC subunit UvrC produces the protein MEKKLNYIKAIEVFEKKIELPEDPGVYKFFNADFELLYVGKAKNLKNRVSSYFSKGETKKQKSLRTQINYVDLIITKTESDALILEQSLIRKHKPPYNVQFRDDKSYPIIHIASAKEFPNIFISRQKQKEGTSFGPYANVGAMRKNLEMCKKIFKIRDCKDVVFKNRTRPCIEYQIGRCSAPCVGLISKEDYQKDVESVENFLNGKNEKVLKDLYESMDKYSDSKDYERAILYRDKINAIRDIQKNQSILTLYQDIDVVAFKKNKFSICISLVEVRDGWISTTKNFFLEDQKLLADKDMFLRFIESYYLNTKEKKINLIANFDLSNHKIELENILEKKIKIIKKSKKNEPLLEIAESQALDRINRKNTFEWVKESFTNLKEKLGLKNLERIEAFDISHNQGSKVTASCVCFSEDGPDKKNYRSMNLSLDKNDDYLALSEAVRRRLKNLEDNNKSFPDLLIIDGGKGQLNSVSSELEKSGFKKVNIISISKGPLRNEKYDEIHLKSSPYKLNVSDLEGCSRLIQLIRNESHRFAIKKHRQRRSNSYLKSEIDQIPSIGKKYANLLIRHFGGTKRLKEASYDDLLKVNGIGEQKAKLIKKYLN, from the coding sequence ATGGAAAAAAAATTGAATTACATTAAAGCCATAGAAGTATTTGAAAAGAAAATTGAGCTTCCAGAAGATCCAGGAGTCTATAAATTTTTTAATGCAGATTTTGAATTGCTTTACGTAGGTAAAGCAAAAAATTTAAAAAATAGAGTTTCTTCTTATTTTTCTAAAGGCGAAACCAAGAAGCAAAAATCCTTAAGAACTCAGATTAATTATGTAGATTTGATAATAACCAAAACCGAATCGGATGCCTTAATCTTAGAGCAAAGCTTAATTAGAAAGCACAAGCCTCCTTACAACGTTCAGTTCAGAGATGATAAATCTTATCCAATTATTCACATTGCCTCTGCAAAAGAATTTCCAAATATTTTTATTTCCAGACAAAAGCAAAAAGAGGGAACTTCTTTTGGACCTTATGCAAACGTTGGTGCGATGAGAAAGAATCTTGAGATGTGTAAAAAAATCTTCAAAATTAGGGATTGCAAAGATGTGGTTTTTAAAAATAGAACTAGGCCTTGCATAGAGTATCAAATTGGCCGATGTTCAGCTCCTTGCGTTGGATTAATTTCTAAGGAGGATTATCAAAAGGATGTTGAAAGCGTAGAAAATTTCCTAAATGGAAAAAATGAAAAAGTTTTAAAAGATCTTTATGAAAGCATGGATAAATATTCAGATAGTAAAGACTATGAAAGGGCAATTCTCTATAGGGATAAAATTAATGCCATACGAGACATACAAAAAAATCAGAGCATATTGACTTTGTATCAAGACATAGACGTCGTCGCCTTTAAAAAGAATAAATTTAGTATTTGTATAAGCTTGGTCGAGGTAAGAGACGGTTGGATAAGCACAACAAAGAACTTTTTCTTAGAAGACCAGAAACTACTGGCAGACAAGGATATGTTTCTTAGATTTATTGAATCGTATTATTTAAATACAAAAGAAAAAAAAATAAATTTAATAGCAAACTTTGACCTATCAAATCATAAAATTGAATTAGAAAATATTTTAGAAAAAAAAATAAAGATTATAAAAAAATCTAAAAAAAATGAGCCTTTACTTGAAATTGCCGAATCACAGGCATTGGATAGAATTAATCGAAAAAATACCTTTGAATGGGTAAAAGAATCTTTTACAAACCTTAAAGAAAAATTAGGATTGAAAAATTTAGAAAGAATTGAAGCTTTCGATATAAGTCATAATCAAGGCAGCAAAGTTACAGCGTCATGTGTTTGCTTTTCGGAGGATGGTCCAGACAAAAAAAATTATAGGAGCATGAACCTCTCGCTTGATAAAAATGATGATTATCTAGCTTTATCAGAAGCAGTAAGAAGAAGACTCAAAAATCTTGAAGATAATAATAAATCTTTTCCCGACTTATTAATTATAGACGGCGGAAAAGGACAATTAAATTCTGTATCTAGCGAGTTAGAAAAGAGTGGCTTTAAAAAAGTTAATATAATTTCTATTTCGAAAGGACCTTTAAGAAATGAAAAATATGATGAGATTCATTTAAAAAGTTCTCCTTACAAGTTAAACGTTTCAGATCTTGAGGGGTGCTCAAGGTTGATACAATTAATTAGAAACGAATCCCACAGATTTGCCATTAAAAAACATAGACAAAGAAGAAGTAATTCTTATTTAAAATCAGAAATAGACCAAATTCCCTCCATCGGAAAAAAATATGCAAATCTCTTAATTAGACATTTTGGCGGCACTAAAAGATTAAAAGAAGCTTCTTATGATGACCTTTTAAAGGTAAATGGCATTGGTGAGCAAAAAGCCAAGCTCATCAAGAAATATTTGAACTAA
- the pgsA gene encoding CDP-diacylglycerol--glycerol-3-phosphate 3-phosphatidyltransferase: MKLIPNFLSFLRILLVLPIIYSLQSDLYILAAFLFFLSSMTDFMDGYLARRYELESELGAFLDLIADKILVITILVWLVFIYANQALTILSILIILREIIITSFRYFLILNNADSELIKANKYGKFKTAFQFFSIFLLILSPLHNNFYLTFSLILLLLSTLISYFSLTIYFLNWIKK; encoded by the coding sequence ATGAAATTAATACCAAATTTTCTTTCTTTTTTGAGAATTCTATTGGTTTTGCCAATCATTTATTCATTGCAAAGTGATTTGTATATATTGGCCGCATTTTTATTTTTTCTTTCTTCTATGACAGATTTTATGGATGGATATTTAGCTAGAAGATATGAATTAGAATCAGAATTGGGAGCTTTTCTTGATCTAATAGCTGATAAAATTCTTGTAATCACTATATTAGTTTGGTTAGTCTTTATTTATGCAAATCAAGCCTTAACAATACTTTCAATTTTAATCATTTTGAGAGAAATTATTATCACCTCCTTTAGGTATTTTTTAATTTTAAACAATGCGGATTCAGAATTAATCAAAGCAAATAAATATGGAAAATTTAAAACAGCTTTTCAGTTTTTCTCAATTTTTCTTTTGATTTTAAGTCCTTTACATAATAATTTTTACTTAACTTTTTCGTTAATTCTTCTTTTACTATCAACTTTGATTTCCTACTTTTCTTTAACAATCTATTTTTTAAACTGGATAAAAAAATAA
- a CDS encoding FAD-dependent oxidoreductase, translated as MDKYEVDCLVIGGGVAGLASAKFLAQEFKKTYLIERNNYLGMETSSRNSEVIHAGIYYKKNSLKSELCLKGKIMLYKYLTEKDINFNNCGKYILATNEEECKKLEEIRLNAVDCGLEDLFYEPNLKKIYPFLNVKNSIFSPSSGIFDSHEYFKALEKDFCDAGGLVLLGNECLDIEETNDFFEVKIKDLNNELIYILQTKFLINAAGIHSAEIAKLIDKSREIDVQYIKGEYYNYSGKEKINHLIYPVPGSLSLGLHATIDLGSGIKFGPSAVETKEINYKVEDENKMDFVRSLQKYWPSIKECDLSPNYSGIRAKERGAQDFGLEKLDKKNKIAINIIGYISPGLTSSLALGEKITELVKG; from the coding sequence ATGGATAAATACGAAGTTGATTGTTTGGTTATAGGCGGAGGGGTTGCTGGTTTAGCGTCGGCAAAATTTCTAGCCCAAGAATTTAAAAAAACTTATTTAATTGAGAGAAACAATTATCTCGGTATGGAAACTTCGAGTAGAAATTCTGAGGTAATTCATGCTGGAATTTATTACAAAAAAAATTCATTAAAATCAGAACTTTGTTTGAAAGGAAAAATAATGCTATATAAATATTTAACTGAAAAAGATATCAATTTTAATAATTGCGGAAAATACATTTTAGCCACAAATGAAGAGGAGTGTAAAAAGCTTGAAGAGATTAGATTGAATGCCGTTGATTGTGGTTTGGAAGACTTATTTTATGAGCCAAATCTAAAAAAGATTTATCCTTTTTTAAACGTTAAGAATTCTATTTTTTCTCCTTCCTCCGGTATTTTTGATAGCCATGAATATTTCAAAGCCTTGGAAAAAGATTTTTGTGATGCAGGAGGGTTAGTTCTCTTGGGGAATGAGTGCCTAGATATTGAAGAAACGAATGATTTTTTTGAAGTTAAAATTAAGGATTTGAATAATGAGCTAATTTATATTCTACAAACCAAATTTTTAATTAATGCTGCAGGTATTCATTCTGCGGAAATAGCAAAACTCATTGATAAATCTAGAGAGATAGACGTACAGTACATTAAAGGCGAATATTATAATTATTCTGGTAAAGAAAAAATAAATCACTTAATTTACCCGGTGCCTGGGTCTCTAAGTTTGGGGCTTCACGCAACTATCGATCTCGGAAGTGGTATTAAATTTGGCCCTTCCGCAGTAGAAACGAAAGAAATAAATTATAAAGTAGAAGATGAAAATAAAATGGATTTCGTTAGATCGCTTCAAAAGTATTGGCCTTCAATAAAAGAATGTGATTTATCTCCTAATTATTCAGGAATAAGGGCAAAGGAAAGAGGAGCTCAAGATTTTGGACTAGAAAAATTAGATAAAAAAAATAAAATCGCTATAAACATTATCGGCTATATTTCGCCTGGCTTAACGTCATCATTAGCCTTAGGAGAGAAAATTACTGAATTAGTCAAAGGCTAA
- the galE gene encoding UDP-glucose 4-epimerase GalE, which produces MNILVTGGLGYLGSHAVIKLIEQEYGVIILDNLSNSRKRNLNILEKITNKKIEFYEADIRDKPKLNKILKKNKISGIMHFAGLKSVSKSNSEKEEYFDVNVNGTRNLIEALNETSSNNKFFIFSSSACIYGKPIYLPYDEIHDLKPENYYGKTKLQSELILKDAYQNHKDWKIVVLRYFNPIGSHNSYLIGDDPVGSPENLMPNIVNAVNSNETNLKIFGSDHDTFDGTPVRDYIHVEDLIEGHVLALNFLKSSKKNIYEIFNLGSGEGFSVLQLINSFEEINDVKVPFEFTNKRKGDLPIYFSSAEKINKKLGWKPKLTLMDMCKSSWEFHKNKK; this is translated from the coding sequence ATGAATATCTTGGTTACAGGAGGATTAGGTTATTTAGGTAGCCATGCAGTTATTAAGTTAATTGAACAAGAATATGGAGTTATTATTCTTGATAACCTCTCAAATAGCCGCAAAAGAAATTTAAATATATTAGAAAAGATTACCAATAAAAAAATAGAATTCTATGAAGCAGATATCAGAGATAAACCCAAGCTAAATAAAATCCTAAAAAAGAATAAAATATCAGGAATAATGCATTTTGCTGGCCTCAAGTCAGTTAGTAAATCCAATTCTGAAAAGGAAGAATATTTTGACGTAAACGTTAATGGGACTAGAAACCTTATAGAAGCACTCAATGAAACATCAAGTAACAACAAGTTTTTTATTTTTAGCAGCAGCGCTTGCATTTATGGAAAACCAATTTACTTGCCATATGATGAAATTCATGATCTTAAACCAGAAAATTATTATGGAAAGACTAAACTTCAATCAGAATTAATTTTAAAAGACGCATATCAAAATCATAAAGATTGGAAGATAGTCGTACTTAGATACTTTAATCCTATTGGCTCACATAATTCTTACCTTATTGGGGACGATCCTGTTGGGAGCCCCGAGAATTTAATGCCTAACATTGTAAATGCCGTAAATTCTAATGAAACTAATTTAAAAATTTTTGGCTCAGATCACGATACTTTTGATGGTACGCCAGTTAGAGATTACATTCATGTAGAGGATTTAATTGAAGGTCATGTTCTAGCATTGAATTTCCTAAAAAGTAGTAAAAAAAATATTTATGAAATATTTAATTTAGGATCTGGAGAGGGTTTTAGTGTGCTTCAATTGATAAATTCTTTCGAAGAGATAAATGACGTAAAAGTACCATTCGAATTTACAAATAAAAGGAAAGGAGATCTTCCAATATATTTCTCTAGCGCTGAAAAAATCAATAAAAAGTTAGGCTGGAAGCCTAAATTAACACTAATGGATATGTGCAAAAGTTCTTGGGAATTTCATAAAAATAAAAAGTAA
- a CDS encoding UTP--glucose-1-phosphate uridylyltransferase, which yields MDKRNVSKALIPVAGLGTRMLPATKAIPKELLPIFDKPLIQHVVEEAISGGIKEIILITRSGKEAIENHFDNNYELEHRLEVSGKRKILKSVKNLIPKNIKISSIRQENALGLGHAILCAEHLLKNEPFAVLLPDEFLVQKELSQDFAKMMKNFTTSGSGQLLVEKVLKRDVPNYGVVDLKKKILKSKSQKKVFGLIEKPKPKNSPSNLRIVGRYILPFSTMNAIKKLKPGRDGEIQLTDAINYLVKKDLEEINANLSTSEIYDCGSKTGFLGANIALASRNKKIKRYIKEIIK from the coding sequence ATGGATAAAAGAAACGTTTCAAAAGCCTTAATTCCAGTAGCTGGATTGGGCACTAGGATGCTGCCTGCTACTAAAGCTATACCAAAAGAACTACTACCTATATTTGATAAGCCTTTGATACAACATGTTGTAGAAGAAGCAATAAGTGGAGGAATTAAAGAAATTATTTTAATTACTCGTAGTGGAAAAGAGGCTATTGAAAATCATTTTGATAATAATTATGAATTAGAACATCGTTTGGAGGTTTCTGGAAAAAGAAAAATTTTAAAGTCCGTAAAGAATTTGATTCCAAAGAATATTAAAATCAGCTCTATTAGGCAGGAAAATGCTCTAGGACTGGGACATGCAATCTTATGTGCTGAGCATTTATTGAAGAACGAACCTTTTGCAGTCTTACTGCCAGATGAATTCTTAGTGCAAAAAGAGCTATCGCAAGATTTTGCAAAAATGATGAAAAATTTCACTACGTCAGGCTCTGGTCAGCTATTGGTCGAAAAAGTTTTAAAAAGAGACGTTCCAAATTATGGAGTGGTAGATTTAAAAAAGAAAATTTTAAAATCAAAATCACAAAAAAAAGTTTTTGGTCTTATAGAAAAGCCCAAACCAAAAAATAGTCCTTCCAATTTAAGGATAGTGGGAAGGTATATTCTTCCATTTAGCACAATGAATGCTATAAAAAAATTAAAGCCTGGAAGAGATGGAGAAATCCAATTAACAGATGCAATTAATTATTTGGTTAAAAAAGATTTAGAAGAAATAAATGCTAATCTTTCTACTTCAGAAATATATGATTGTGGTTCTAAAACAGGTTTTCTAGGTGCTAATATAGCTTTAGCATCAAGGAACAAAAAAATAAAAAGATATATCAAGGAGATAATTAAATAG
- a CDS encoding acyltransferase, with product MYYSDEELISFGFKKIGKNLKVSRLANFYSIEDGEMGDNVRIDDYVILKGKIYIGSNVHISCFCNLSGGYGITLKDFSGISSHTSIFSAVEDFISPTLMSPSIDRKYSKIIDGPVVFEEGAKLGSHCIVLPGITIGKHSTATAQTLINKDVKDFAVIGPKVRGFKTFGFRDKKAINDIKSHYLDEKN from the coding sequence ATGTACTACTCCGACGAAGAATTAATTTCTTTTGGCTTCAAAAAAATTGGGAAAAATTTGAAAGTCAGCAGGCTTGCAAACTTTTACTCTATAGAGGATGGAGAAATGGGCGATAACGTAAGAATTGATGATTATGTAATATTGAAGGGAAAAATATACATAGGTTCAAATGTGCATATTTCATGTTTCTGTAATTTAAGTGGAGGATATGGGATTACCTTGAAGGATTTTTCTGGAATTTCTTCACACACTAGTATTTTTTCCGCAGTTGAAGATTTTATATCTCCAACACTTATGAGTCCCTCAATAGACAGAAAATACTCAAAGATTATCGACGGCCCTGTGGTTTTTGAAGAGGGAGCAAAATTAGGATCTCATTGTATTGTTTTACCTGGCATTACAATTGGGAAGCATTCTACTGCAACTGCACAAACTTTAATAAATAAAGATGTAAAGGATTTTGCAGTAATAGGCCCTAAAGTAAGAGGGTTTAAAACTTTTGGTTTTAGAGATAAGAAAGCAATTAATGATATCAAAAGTCATTATTTAGATGAAAAAAATTAA
- a CDS encoding methyltransferase produces MKKIKFKYSKDNDFDLFLDRFTFEPTFTTNLIIESVLKNLSKNSTILDLGCGSGVVGIVINELSKFKHSFFASDVFETVKDVVSKNANLNNVKIKIELSDTFSSWNRRFDCIIDDISGISSEVAKLSPWFENIACDSGIGGDILTNKVLCEAPSFLENDGLFFFPVISLSNSASILNKARENFKNLELVNSKDWPLPSSMANNLEALNDLKDLGHISFEEKFGILVASTSIYKAYN; encoded by the coding sequence ATGAAAAAAATTAAATTTAAGTATTCAAAAGATAACGATTTCGATTTATTTTTAGATAGATTTACTTTTGAGCCAACTTTTACTACAAACTTAATTATTGAAAGTGTTCTAAAAAATCTTTCTAAAAATTCTACCATTTTAGACTTGGGGTGCGGTTCAGGCGTCGTTGGAATAGTCATAAACGAACTTTCAAAATTTAAACATTCTTTCTTTGCTTCTGACGTTTTTGAGACTGTAAAAGATGTAGTAAGTAAAAATGCAAATTTAAATAATGTAAAAATTAAAATTGAGCTATCCGATACTTTCTCATCTTGGAATAGGAGATTTGATTGCATAATTGACGATATTTCCGGGATTTCTTCGGAAGTAGCTAAACTTTCTCCCTGGTTTGAAAATATAGCTTGTGATAGTGGAATAGGCGGAGACATTCTCACAAATAAGGTGCTTTGCGAGGCTCCTTCATTTCTAGAAAATGACGGATTGTTTTTTTTTCCAGTAATATCATTATCTAATTCTGCGTCTATTTTAAATAAGGCTAGAGAAAATTTTAAAAATTTAGAATTGGTCAATTCGAAAGATTGGCCGTTGCCAAGTTCAATGGCAAACAATCTGGAAGCTTTAAATGATTTAAAAGATTTAGGGCATATTTCCTTTGAGGAAAAATTTGGTATATTAGTCGCTTCAACTAGTATTTATAAGGCTTATAATTAA
- a CDS encoding phytanoyl-CoA dioxygenase family protein, with amino-acid sequence MNDDLPWFEVENSNINEQEYDLKNPFYENVKEFSEKGFTVFDLYSDNSVIDDALLKLDALIETKNYSKNPKYYHYNESPRIVEAWKKIKEISLLSNDKNVIEFLNLAYKRKPIPFSTINFYASTEQPLHSDYWHFGSTPDRFLCGVWIAMEDIHEDSGPLQVVPNSSSLPITSQESLGLEIPKTTKEVKRNYAIYEEFVKKQMEEFSLRTVPVIIKKGQCLIWSANLLHGAFKRVNKNLTRKSMVTHFHFENCKYYNPVFTDFKRKVYNERELEIVK; translated from the coding sequence ATGAATGATGATCTACCTTGGTTTGAAGTAGAAAATTCAAACATAAATGAACAAGAATACGATTTAAAAAATCCTTTTTATGAAAACGTAAAAGAATTTTCAGAAAAAGGGTTCACTGTTTTTGATTTGTATTCAGATAACTCAGTTATTGATGATGCTTTGTTAAAACTTGACGCCTTAATAGAAACAAAAAATTATTCTAAAAATCCAAAATATTATCATTACAATGAAAGCCCAAGGATAGTAGAAGCTTGGAAAAAAATAAAAGAAATCTCACTTCTTTCTAATGACAAGAATGTTATTGAGTTTCTAAATCTTGCTTATAAAAGAAAACCTATTCCTTTTTCTACAATCAATTTTTACGCGTCAACTGAACAACCCCTTCATAGCGATTACTGGCATTTTGGGTCTACACCAGATAGATTTTTATGCGGCGTCTGGATAGCAATGGAAGATATTCATGAGGATTCAGGACCTCTTCAAGTGGTCCCGAATTCATCTTCGCTTCCTATAACTTCACAAGAATCTTTAGGCTTAGAGATTCCGAAAACCACTAAAGAAGTCAAAAGAAATTATGCTATTTACGAAGAATTTGTGAAAAAACAGATGGAAGAATTTAGTCTCAGGACTGTGCCTGTTATCATCAAGAAAGGTCAATGTTTGATTTGGTCGGCAAATTTATTACATGGGGCATTTAAGAGGGTTAATAAAAATTTAACTAGAAAAAGTATGGTTACACATTTTCATTTTGAGAACTGTAAATATTACAATCCCGTTTTTACAGATTTTAAAAGAAAAGTGTATAATGAAAGAGAGTTAGAAATAGTTAAATAA
- a CDS encoding ketoacyl-ACP synthase III, which translates to MIQAKIEGIEYHLASKKENLKNLKENNPDWDVEKIFEKVGVKDRFISSEHETSLSLGINAAKKFSHKILKEVDCCIFVTQTPDFLLPNNASIAQDKLNLSNEISAFDINMGCSGFVYALSVASSFLESNIHSKILIICGETYTKYLNEHDRSTQPIFSDGASATILSKGKTSKIGPFLFGTDGSGYDKLIFKNSGASKEFKNENKSIFMDGQSVLLFTMDKIPNLILELMETNNYSIDDIDFFLFHQASNVVLDNIQRKLKIPSEKLPRNASKFGNTTSSTIPILIKDLVNSKKLRRKMRIVCCGFGVGLSYGATIVNY; encoded by the coding sequence ATGATCCAAGCTAAAATTGAAGGTATTGAGTACCATCTAGCTTCAAAAAAAGAAAATCTAAAAAATTTAAAAGAAAACAACCCTGATTGGGATGTAGAAAAAATATTTGAAAAAGTCGGTGTAAAGGATAGATTTATCTCTTCTGAGCATGAAACCTCTCTGAGTCTTGGCATTAATGCTGCAAAAAAGTTTTCTCATAAAATATTAAAAGAGGTTGATTGTTGTATCTTTGTCACTCAAACTCCAGATTTTCTCTTACCAAACAACGCAAGCATTGCGCAAGATAAGCTTAATTTGAGTAATGAAATTTCTGCATTTGATATAAATATGGGCTGCTCTGGTTTTGTTTATGCTCTTTCGGTGGCTTCTTCTTTTTTAGAATCTAATATTCATTCTAAAATTTTAATTATTTGCGGCGAAACTTATACAAAATATCTGAACGAACATGATCGTTCGACCCAACCTATATTTAGCGATGGTGCGTCAGCTACTATATTGTCGAAAGGTAAGACTTCAAAAATTGGACCGTTTTTATTTGGAACAGATGGATCTGGATATGATAAGTTGATTTTTAAAAACAGCGGGGCGTCTAAAGAATTTAAAAATGAAAACAAAAGTATTTTTATGGACGGACAATCGGTATTGCTTTTTACAATGGATAAGATTCCCAATTTGATTTTAGAATTAATGGAAACAAATAATTATTCTATTGATGACATAGATTTCTTTTTATTCCATCAAGCCAGTAACGTGGTTTTAGATAACATCCAAAGAAAGTTAAAAATTCCTTCCGAAAAGCTGCCAAGAAATGCTTCTAAATTTGGAAATACAACTTCATCAACAATTCCAATACTAATCAAAGATTTAGTAAATTCAAAAAAATTGAGGAGAAAAATGAGAATAGTTTGTTGTGGATTTGGGGTTGGACTTTCTTATGGAGCGACAATTGTCAATTATTAA
- a CDS encoding SDR family oxidoreductase yields MSIIKNKQFIIIGANSGLANFSVKKFSRRNLVFGTYNKSRPKETKDFHLLKKLDLSKKKQIEAFINKISKDLSKIVLINFGVFNQDNLLVNVEEEELLNSFQINVFSNFYLNKMLIPIMIKNNWGRIIHLSSQRAFLGAKGASVYGASKSSLIGLSNNIASEYARFGITSNIINLGYFESTLFYKLDKSLQKEYLNSIPGKKLGTAEDIFNVLEMIVKNPFMNGSIIDLHGGAKI; encoded by the coding sequence TTGTCAATTATTAAAAATAAACAATTTATTATTATAGGCGCCAATTCAGGGCTAGCTAATTTTTCTGTAAAAAAGTTTTCTCGTAGAAATCTTGTTTTTGGAACCTATAATAAATCCAGGCCGAAGGAAACAAAGGATTTTCATCTTTTAAAAAAATTAGATTTGTCAAAAAAAAAACAAATAGAAGCTTTCATTAATAAAATTTCGAAAGATTTGTCCAAAATAGTACTGATTAATTTTGGAGTTTTTAATCAAGATAATCTTCTGGTAAATGTTGAGGAGGAAGAATTATTAAATTCTTTTCAAATAAATGTATTTTCAAATTTTTATCTCAATAAAATGCTTATTCCCATTATGATAAAAAATAATTGGGGCAGGATTATCCATTTATCGTCTCAAAGAGCTTTTTTGGGAGCTAAAGGAGCATCTGTATATGGGGCTTCAAAGTCTTCGCTAATCGGTTTAAGCAATAATATTGCATCAGAATATGCGAGATTTGGCATTACTTCCAATATAATAAATTTGGGATATTTTGAATCTACTCTATTTTATAAATTAGACAAATCATTGCAGAAGGAATATTTAAATTCAATTCCTGGAAAAAAATTGGGAACTGCTGAAGATATTTTTAACGTTTTAGAAATGATAGTTAAAAATCCTTTTATGAACGGCTCTATAATTGATTTGCATGGCGGGGCAAAAATATGA
- a CDS encoding Wzz/FepE/Etk N-terminal domain-containing protein translates to MNKEEASKLENFLSKEIDLREIIFVLWNRKFFLISLSFLFSIISIFYSLSIPNKYTSESILEVQSNSSTSGAMSSIRSQFGGIASLAGINLGSGDSGDKSFWVMERIKSKEFSKHIYSFPGVVENFFAVEKYDPDEQKIFYNEKIFKQSVWQTRSNGKSYKPTFLEFHAAFNSSLDVQKNTETGFIDLKFEHFSPKFSEELLNLVINEINVLTKEGDKNEATFSLEYLQSVLGKTLIEDTRLSINELIKTQLNIIMLADVKDFYILKPIDLPFVPESKSSPSRSLIVIMWSFFGFLLSSLYILVRHFYLKK, encoded by the coding sequence ATGAATAAAGAAGAAGCATCGAAGCTTGAAAATTTTTTATCGAAAGAAATTGATTTAAGAGAAATAATATTTGTCCTTTGGAATAGAAAATTTTTTTTAATAAGTCTCAGTTTTTTGTTTTCAATTATTTCTATTTTTTATTCTTTATCTATCCCAAATAAATATACTTCCGAATCAATACTAGAAGTACAGTCAAATTCAAGCACTTCCGGCGCTATGTCATCGATAAGAAGTCAATTCGGAGGTATCGCATCGCTTGCTGGGATAAATTTAGGGTCTGGTGACTCCGGAGACAAATCTTTTTGGGTTATGGAAAGAATAAAATCAAAAGAATTCTCTAAACATATTTATTCATTTCCTGGAGTTGTAGAAAATTTTTTTGCAGTTGAAAAATATGATCCTGATGAACAAAAAATTTTTTATAATGAAAAAATTTTCAAACAAAGTGTTTGGCAAACTAGAAGTAATGGTAAATCTTATAAGCCCACCTTTTTAGAATTCCATGCTGCATTTAACAGTTCTTTAGATGTTCAAAAAAATACTGAAACCGGATTTATAGATTTAAAATTTGAACATTTTTCTCCTAAATTTTCTGAAGAATTATTAAATTTAGTAATCAATGAAATTAACGTTCTTACAAAGGAAGGAGATAAAAATGAAGCTACATTTTCTCTTGAATATTTGCAGTCGGTCTTGGGAAAAACTTTAATTGAGGATACTAGATTGTCAATAAACGAACTTATTAAAACACAGCTGAATATAATAATGCTTGCTGATGTGAAAGATTTTTATATTCTTAAACCTATTGACTTACCTTTTGTTCCAGAGAGTAAATCATCTCCTTCGAGATCTCTAATTGTAATTATGTGGTCATTTTTTGGATTTCTTTTAAGTTCTTTATATATTTTGGTTAGGCATTTCTATTTAAAAAAATAG